The genomic segment GCTGTCCTGGTTGACAGGGCAGGCATTGACATCATACTTGTTGGAGATTCTCTGGGCATGGTGGTCCTGGGGTATGACGATACCATATCTGTAACAATGGATGAGATGATTCACCACATAAGCGCTGTTACCCGGTCAGTAAAAAATAGCCTTGTAGTAGGAGACATGCCCTTTGGCTCATATAATGTAAGCATTGAAAAAGCTGTGGAAAATGCGAACATGATCATGAAAAAAGGCAGGGCTGACGCTGTCAAGCTTGAAGGGGGCAAAAATATGGCTCCTGTAATCAAAGCCATTATTAACTCAGGCACCCCGGTACAGGGACATATAGGACTGACCCCCCAGACAGCCTCTGCCCTGGGAGGATTTAAGGTACAGGGAAAAAGTGCTGAAGCAGCACAAGCCCTTATAGAAGATGCAAAAGCCCTTGAGGATGCAGGCTGTTTTTCCATAGTTCTGGAAGCCATCCCGGCACCCATCGCAAAAATGGTAACAAAGGCAGTCTCAATTCCCACCATAGGCATTGGAGCCGGTATCCACTGCGACGGACAGGTACTTGTTACCCATGACATGACCGGGCTTTTTGACAGATTTACCCCCAAATTTGTAAAACAATACGCTAAAATCAATGAAATCATATCATCAGCCATTGCTGAATTTAAATCAGAGGTGGAAAACAGGAAATTCCCGGAAGAAAAGCATAGTTTTACTATGAATGCTGATGAATTGGGGAAGATAATTGATAATTGATAATGGATAATGGATAATGGATAATTAAAATAATATTTTATCTGCTTTAAAGTTCAGGGTGGCAAAATAGTCATCGGCAGTTTCAGCTCTGCGGATTAGTTCTACTGAGCCGTCTGTGCGAAGGAGCAGTTCCTGGGGGCGGAGTTTGCCGTTGTAGTTAAAGCCCATTGCGTGGCCGTGGGCA from the Desulfonema limicola genome contains:
- the panB gene encoding 3-methyl-2-oxobutanoate hydroxymethyltransferase, with translation MNKKTTIINIKSRKGTGQPITMLTAYDYPWAVLVDRAGIDIILVGDSLGMVVLGYDDTISVTMDEMIHHISAVTRSVKNSLVVGDMPFGSYNVSIEKAVENANMIMKKGRADAVKLEGGKNMAPVIKAIINSGTPVQGHIGLTPQTASALGGFKVQGKSAEAAQALIEDAKALEDAGCFSIVLEAIPAPIAKMVTKAVSIPTIGIGAGIHCDGQVLVTHDMTGLFDRFTPKFVKQYAKINEIISSAIAEFKSEVENRKFPEEKHSFTMNADELGKIIDN